The Mycobacterium riyadhense sequence TTGCTCGATGCAGTCGGCGACAGGGACGCCGAGCGTGCCCGCGCCGTCGCCGAACGCCACGTCCTCGACGCCGGGCGCTTCCTGGCCGAGTGGCTGGAGCGGCGCAGCTAGCTGCCACCTAGTCACATCCGCCACTTTGGCCCCTGCCGGGAGTGATGCGCGTTTTGCCCACCTCGCAGCGACACCCCAGTAGTCGCTAGTCCTGTCGCTGCGAGGTGGGCAATTTGTGTACCTACCGGGGCAGATACCAATGTGGCAGCTGTGACAAACGGCCGTCGGCAAGGGCCTGTCGGCGTCCACGACAGCGGCAATCTCGCGTAGAAATATTGGGTGATTCCCGCGCAGTACCTGTTGTCGAGCAAGGCAGCCAGTCCGCGCACGCTCATCGACATCATCCATGACACCGCGTCGCGCTACCCGGATGCCGCCGCGATCGACGACGGCGAAGTTCAGCTCACCTACAGCGAGCTGATCGGCGACATCGAGGACAGCGTGGCCTGGCTGGCCGCGCGGGGCGTGGGGCGCGGGGACCGGATCGGAATCCGGATGGCCTCGGGCAGCTATTCGCTCTATGTGGCGATATTGGCCACGCTGGCCGCCGGTGCGGCATACGTGCCCGTCGACGCCGACGACCCCGACGAGCGGGCAGAGTTGGTCTTCGGCGAGGCCAACGTTGTTGCGGTCATCACCGACGCGGGAATCGAGCGGGGTCCCGGCTCGTCGCGCGGCTGGCGGGCCGGAAATCCGCAAACCCGCGACGATGCGTGGATCATCTTCACCTCCGGGTCGACCGGCACACCCAAGGGCGTGGCGGTCACGCACCGCAGCGCCGCCGCGTTCGTTGACGCCGAGGCGCAGATGTTCTCGCGGGACAACCCGATTGGGCCTGGCGACCGGGTGCTGGCTGGCCTGTCGGTCGCTTTCGACGCATCGTGTGAAGAGATGTGGCTGGCATGGCGGCATGGCGCCTGCCTGGTACCCGCGCCCCGATCGCTGGTGCGCAGCGGCATGGACCTCGGCCCTTGGCTAGTCACCCGCGACGTGACCGTGGTCTCGACCGTGCCATCGCTGGCCGCGCTGTGGCCCGCTGAGGCACTGGAAGCCGTGCGGCTGTTGATCTTTGGCGGCGAGGCGTGCCCTCCGGAGCTGGCCGAGCGCCTCGCCGTAGACGGACGCGAAGTGTGGAACACCTACGGCCCGACCGAGGCCACGGTGGTCGCCTGCGCCGCCAAGCTGGACGGCGCCGCGCCAATCAGCATCGGGCTGCCGCTGTCCGGTTGGGACCTGGCCGTCGTCGACTCCGACGGCCGACCGGTCAACCAAGGCGAAACCGGCGAGCTGGTGATCGGCGGCGTCGGGCTGGCCCGCTACCTGGACCAGGACAAGGACGCCGAGAAGTACGCCGCGATGCCGACGCTGGGCTGGGCACGCGCCTACCGCAGCGGTGATCTGGTCCGGCTGGAATGCGACGGGCTGTATTTCTGCGGGAGGGCCGATGACCAGGTCAAGGTCGGGGGCCGTCGCATAGAGCTGGGCGAGGTCGACGCCGCGCTGGTGCACCTGCCGGGAGTCAGCGGCGGCGCCGCCGCGGTTCGCCAAACCGCGACCGGCACAGCCGTTTTGGTCGGCTATGTGGTTAGCGCGGATCCGTCGTTCGACATCGCCTCGGCGCGCAACCAACTGGCCGCACACCTACCCGCCGCGATCGTCCCGCGGCTAGTGCAAATCGACGACCTGCCAACCCGAACATCGGGCAAGGTCGACCGGGACGCGCTGCCGTGGCCACCGCCGGGCAGCGCAGATATAGAGGAAACGGCCGACCTCGGCGGCACCGCGAGCCGGCTGGCCGAGATGTGGCGCGAGCTGCTCGGCGCTGCCATCAGCGGTCCGGAGTCGGACTTCTTCGCGCTCGGCGGCGGCTCGCTGGCCGCCGCACAGCTAGTCGCCACGTTGCGGCACCAATACCCGCAGCTCACCGTCGCCGACCTCTATGACCATCCGCGGCTCGGCTCACTCGCCGGATTCCTCGACGAACTCGAGCCGCCCCCGCAGGTCGCCGAGCGGGTGGTGCGACCCACGCCGCGGCTGGCTCAGCTGACCCAGACCGTCTTGGCGTTGCCGCTGGCCACCCTGGCCGCCTTGTCGTGGGTGACCTGGCTCGCGCTGGGCAATAATGTCGCCCGCGCCTTGCATGTGGTGCCGTGGACGGTGGCGGTGAATTGGTGGCTGGTGGCGGTCGCGTTCGTCCTCTTCGTAACACCGCTGGGCCGGATGGGCATCGCGGTGCTTTTCACACGCATCCTGCTCCGCACGGTGAAGCCGGGAAGCTACCCCCGGGGCGGTTCGGTGCACCTGCGGGTGTGGTTCGCCGAGCGACTGGCCGAAGCCAGCGGTGCGCAGAATCTGGCCGGGGCGCCCTGGCTCGTGTACTACGCCCGGGCGCTCGGCGCCGACATCGGCAAAGGCGTTGACCTGCACTCGATACCACCGGTCACCGGGTTCCTCACGGTCGGGCACCGCAGCGCGATCGAACCGGAAGTGGACCTCTGCGGACACTGGATCGACGGAGACGTGTTCCACCTCGGCACCATCACGATCGGCGATGACGCGACGATCGGTTCGCGAACCACGATGCTGCCGGGCTCGGTCGTCGGCAAGAACGCCGACGTAGCGCCCGGGTCGGGCGTGCTCGGCAAAGTCAAAAACGGCCAGTACTGGAAGGGTTCGCCGGCCGCGAAGTCGGGCCGGGTCAACCACCCCTGGCCCGACGAGCGGCCCGCGCGCGGTTCGCGTTGGGTTGCGGTGTACGGGCTGACGTCGCTGTTGCTTGCCGGTCTGCCGCTGCTCGCGGCAGCGTGCGGTCTCGCGATGATCGCAGTGGCCGTGCACCGCACCCGGAGTATGTCGCAGGCGGTGCTGCCGACGCTGCTGTGGACACCGGTAGCGACACTAGCCGCGCTCACGGTGTACGCGCTGCTCACGGCGGTGGCGGTGCGGATGCTGTCGATCAGGTTGCGCGAGGGCTACCACCCCGTGCGCAGCCGAGCCGGCTGGCAGCTATGGACCACCGAACGGCTGATGGACGCCGCACGCAATTACCTATTCCCGCTGTATGCCAGCCTGCTGACTCCGGTCTGGCTCCGAATCCTCGGCGCCAGGGTGGGTCGCGGCACCGAGATCTCCACGGTGTTGCTGACCCCCAGGTTCACCGTGGTCGAGGACGGCGCGTTTCTGGCCGACGACACGATGGTCGCCTCCTACGAGCTCGGTGGCGGCTGGATCTACGCCGCCGAGACGAAAGTGGGCAGGCGCGCGTTCCTCGGTAACTCGGGCATCGCCCAGCCGGGGCGCCGCGTCCCTGAGGACGGGCTGGTCGCGGTGTTGTCCGCGACGCCGCCGAAGGCTAAGCGCGGTTCCTCTTGGTTGGGCAGCCCACCGATGCGCCTGCGCCGCCGCCCGGCCGAGGCCGACACCGAAACCACCTATGACCCGCCGATCCGATTGCGGGTGATGCGGGCCGCGGTGGAGACCTGTCGGCTCGTGCCGGTCGTCGTCACGGTCGCGATCGGGCTCGCGGTGCTGGGCACGCTGCAGGCGCTGGCAATAACTTTCGGAATCTGGTGGGCGGCGCTGTGCGGCGGGCTGGTGCTGTTGGCCGCGGGTGCCGTCGCCGGCGGTATTACCGTCACGGCGAAATGGCTTTTGATTGGCCGGATCGAGGCGAGCGAGTTTCCACTGTGGTCGTCGTTCGTATGGCGCAACGAGCTGGCCGATACATTCGTGGAAACCGTTGCGGCACCGTGGTTTGCCCGCGCAGCCAGCGGTACGCCGGTAATGAACCTGTGGTTGCGCGGGCTGGGCGCGCGCGTCGGCCGGGGCGTGTGGTGTGAGACCTACTGGCTGCCCGAGGCCGACCTCGTCGAGCTCGGTGCCGGTTGCACCGTCAACCGCGGCTGCGTGGTGCAGACACATCTGTTTCACGACCGCATCATGCGGATGGACAGCGTCGTGCTCGAACCCGGCGCCACCCTGGGCCCCCATTGCGTCGCGCTGCCCGCGGCCCGGCTAGGTGCCGGCGCGGCCGTCGGTCCCGCATCATTGGTGGTGCGCGGCGACGAGGTGCCGCCGTCGACACGCTGGCAAGGCAATCCGATCCGGCCGTGGGACATCAAGCGCAAGAAGTCCCGCGACAAGAAGCCGGCCAACGGTGCCGTCGAGGACACTGCCGCGTGAAAACCTCGCCCAAGACGGTCACCCAGGTGATCGATCCCTACCTGCCCAAGAACGGAAACTTCGGTTACCGGGTTTCGCGCTACGAGCTGGATCTGGAGTACAAGGTCGCGAGCAACCGGCTGTCCGGATCGGCGACCATCACCGCGGTCACACTGACCGAGTTACAGCAATTCACACTGGACCTGTCCACCGCGTTGACGGTGTCGAAGGTTTCGGTGAATGGCAAACGCGCGGCCCAGTTCTCCTCTCGCGGAGGCAAATTGCGTGTCCGGTTGGAATCCAAGCTTCCAACCGGGGCGGCGTTGTCGATCGTCGTGCGCTATGGCGGTGCGCCGCGACCGCTGCGGTCGTTGTGGGGCGACATCGGCTTTGAGGAACTGACCGAGGGCGTGCTCGTTGCGGGGCAGCCCAACGGCGCCGCGTCCTGGTTTCCGTGTGATGACCACCCGAGCGCCAAGGCCGCCTTCCGGATCCAAATCAGCACCGAAAGCCCCTACCGGGTGGTGGCCAACGGGAAGTTGGTGTCGCGGCGGGTACGCGCTTCGCGGGCCGTCTGGACCTACGAGCAGTCCGAGCCGACGTCGACCTACCTGGTCACCCTGCAGATCGGCAGGTACGAGATGGCGCGGCTGGCCAAGGCACCGGTGCAGATGCGGGCCGCATTGCCGCAGCGGCTGCGGGACAACTTCGACCACGACTTTGCCCGCCAGCCACAAATGATGGAGTTCTTCGTCGAACGGTTCGGACCCTATCCGCTGGCCACCGGGTACACGGTCGTGGTCACCGACGATCCGTTGGACATACCGCTTGAGGCCCAAGGGATTTCGATCTTCGGCGCTAACCACTGCGACGGCACTCGGTCCAGTGAGCGGCTGATTGCCCACGAACTTGCGCACCAGTGGTTCGGCAACTCAGTGACCGCACGGCGGTGGCGCGACATCTGGCTGCACGAGGGCTTCGCGTGTTACGCGGAGTGGTTGTGGTCCGAGCACGCCGGTGGCCCGCGCGCCGACGAACTGGCCCGCTTCCACCACCAACAGCTGCGGGATAAGCCGCAAGACCTGCTGCTGGCCGATCCCGGACCGCACGACATGTTCGACGACCGCGTCTACAAGCGCGGCGCGCTGACCCTGCACACGTTGCGCGGGCACCTGGGCGACGACAAATTTTTCGCGCTGCTCGAGGAATGGACGTCGCGGTATCGTCACGGAACCGTGATCACCGAGGACTTCACCGGCCTGGCGGCCAACTATTGCGACGAGTCGCTGCGACCGTTGTGGGATGCCTGGCTGTACTCGACTCAAGTGCCCTAGGCCGAAGTTGCGATGGTTTTGACTGAGTATTGGTGGTCTGAACTGACAATATGGGCGTTGTTGTGTGCTCATATGTAGTCACGAATAGATGCGTGTCGTTTCTATCAATGCAGCGGAATCCAGCTATGATTCTTGGTGTGCCACGCAATACCGGCAAAGCTCACGTAGTCAGAGTTAAGAAGACTCACGTGGATAAGCAAGGCCACGAGCGCGTCTATGAGTCTGTACTGTTGCGCCGCACCTACCGAGACGGGGCCAAGGTGCGCAACGAGACCGTGGCCAACCTGTCGATGCTGCCGCCGCAGGCCGTCGATGCGATCGAGGCGACGCTGAAGGGCCACACGCTGGTGCCGGCCGGCTCCGAGTTCAGCAAGTCCCGGTCGCTGCCACACGGGGACGTGGCGGCGGTGGCCGCGATGGCGCGCAAGCTCGAGCTGGCCGCAGTGCTGGGCCCGCCGTGCCGAGCCCGCGATATCGTGCTCGCGTTGATCATCTCGCGGGTGGTGCGGCCCAAGTCGAAGCTGTCCACCCTGTCGTGGTGGCCCAACACCACCCTCGGCGTCGATTTGGGGGTGGCCGAGGCCTCCACCGACGAGATCTACGCCGGGATGGACTGGCTGGCCGACCGACAGGATAGGATCGAAAAGAAGCTGGCGGCAAAGCATTTAAACGAGTCGGTGAACCCGGGCCGGATGGCGTTGTTCGACCTGACTTCCTCGTGGGTGACCGGCCGATGCTGCGAGCTGGCCGCGCGCGGCTACTCCCGCGACGGCAAGAAGGGCTGCGAGCAGATCGAATACGGGGTGCTCACCGACCCTGAGGGCCGCCCGGTCGCGGTGCGCGTGTTTTCCGGTGCCACCGCCGACCCGACCGCGTTCACCCAGATCGTGCAGGTGATCAAGGACAAGCTCGCCATCCAGCGGCTGGTGCTGGTCGGCGATCGCGGCATGATCACCACCGCCCGCATCGACGCGCTGCGCGAACTCAACGACAACCCCGACACCCCAACCGCCTTCGATTGGATCACCGCGCTACGCGCACCCGCGATCGCCAAACTCGCCCGCGACGACGGGCCGCTGCAGATGAGCCTGTTCGATACCCAGGACCTCGCCGAGATCACCCACCCCGACTACCCCGGTGAACGGCTGATCGCCTGCCGCAACCCCGCCCTGGCCGCCGAACGTGCCCGCAAACGCCACGACCTGCTGGCTGCCACCGAGAAGGAACTGGCCCACATCGCCCAACGCGTCACCAAAGCCACCCTGTCCGGCGCCGACAAGATCGGCATCGCAGTCGGCAAGGTCAGCGGAAAATTCAAGGTGGGCAAGCTCTTCCACCTCACGATCACCGACACCGAGTTCACCTACCACCGCGACCAGGCCGCCATCGACGCCCAAGCCGCCCTCGACGGCATCTACGTGCTGCGCACCAGCGTCAACACCAAGGTCCTCGACCCCGCCGCCGTGGTGGAGGGTTACAAAAACCTCGCCAACATCGAACGCGACTTTCGCATCATCAAGACCGACGACCTCGACCTACGCCCCATCCACCACCGCCTCGAGGACCGCGTCAAAGCCCAC is a genomic window containing:
- a CDS encoding Pls/PosA family non-ribosomal peptide synthetase encodes the protein MIPAQYLLSSKAASPRTLIDIIHDTASRYPDAAAIDDGEVQLTYSELIGDIEDSVAWLAARGVGRGDRIGIRMASGSYSLYVAILATLAAGAAYVPVDADDPDERAELVFGEANVVAVITDAGIERGPGSSRGWRAGNPQTRDDAWIIFTSGSTGTPKGVAVTHRSAAAFVDAEAQMFSRDNPIGPGDRVLAGLSVAFDASCEEMWLAWRHGACLVPAPRSLVRSGMDLGPWLVTRDVTVVSTVPSLAALWPAEALEAVRLLIFGGEACPPELAERLAVDGREVWNTYGPTEATVVACAAKLDGAAPISIGLPLSGWDLAVVDSDGRPVNQGETGELVIGGVGLARYLDQDKDAEKYAAMPTLGWARAYRSGDLVRLECDGLYFCGRADDQVKVGGRRIELGEVDAALVHLPGVSGGAAAVRQTATGTAVLVGYVVSADPSFDIASARNQLAAHLPAAIVPRLVQIDDLPTRTSGKVDRDALPWPPPGSADIEETADLGGTASRLAEMWRELLGAAISGPESDFFALGGGSLAAAQLVATLRHQYPQLTVADLYDHPRLGSLAGFLDELEPPPQVAERVVRPTPRLAQLTQTVLALPLATLAALSWVTWLALGNNVARALHVVPWTVAVNWWLVAVAFVLFVTPLGRMGIAVLFTRILLRTVKPGSYPRGGSVHLRVWFAERLAEASGAQNLAGAPWLVYYARALGADIGKGVDLHSIPPVTGFLTVGHRSAIEPEVDLCGHWIDGDVFHLGTITIGDDATIGSRTTMLPGSVVGKNADVAPGSGVLGKVKNGQYWKGSPAAKSGRVNHPWPDERPARGSRWVAVYGLTSLLLAGLPLLAAACGLAMIAVAVHRTRSMSQAVLPTLLWTPVATLAALTVYALLTAVAVRMLSIRLREGYHPVRSRAGWQLWTTERLMDAARNYLFPLYASLLTPVWLRILGARVGRGTEISTVLLTPRFTVVEDGAFLADDTMVASYELGGGWIYAAETKVGRRAFLGNSGIAQPGRRVPEDGLVAVLSATPPKAKRGSSWLGSPPMRLRRRPAEADTETTYDPPIRLRVMRAAVETCRLVPVVVTVAIGLAVLGTLQALAITFGIWWAALCGGLVLLAAGAVAGGITVTAKWLLIGRIEASEFPLWSSFVWRNELADTFVETVAAPWFARAASGTPVMNLWLRGLGARVGRGVWCETYWLPEADLVELGAGCTVNRGCVVQTHLFHDRIMRMDSVVLEPGATLGPHCVALPAARLGAGAAVGPASLVVRGDEVPPSTRWQGNPIRPWDIKRKKSRDKKPANGAVEDTAA
- a CDS encoding M1 family metallopeptidase yields the protein MKTSPKTVTQVIDPYLPKNGNFGYRVSRYELDLEYKVASNRLSGSATITAVTLTELQQFTLDLSTALTVSKVSVNGKRAAQFSSRGGKLRVRLESKLPTGAALSIVVRYGGAPRPLRSLWGDIGFEELTEGVLVAGQPNGAASWFPCDDHPSAKAAFRIQISTESPYRVVANGKLVSRRVRASRAVWTYEQSEPTSTYLVTLQIGRYEMARLAKAPVQMRAALPQRLRDNFDHDFARQPQMMEFFVERFGPYPLATGYTVVVTDDPLDIPLEAQGISIFGANHCDGTRSSERLIAHELAHQWFGNSVTARRWRDIWLHEGFACYAEWLWSEHAGGPRADELARFHHQQLRDKPQDLLLADPGPHDMFDDRVYKRGALTLHTLRGHLGDDKFFALLEEWTSRYRHGTVITEDFTGLAANYCDESLRPLWDAWLYSTQVP
- a CDS encoding IS1634 family transposase; the encoded protein is MILGVPRNTGKAHVVRVKKTHVDKQGHERVYESVLLRRTYRDGAKVRNETVANLSMLPPQAVDAIEATLKGHTLVPAGSEFSKSRSLPHGDVAAVAAMARKLELAAVLGPPCRARDIVLALIISRVVRPKSKLSTLSWWPNTTLGVDLGVAEASTDEIYAGMDWLADRQDRIEKKLAAKHLNESVNPGRMALFDLTSSWVTGRCCELAARGYSRDGKKGCEQIEYGVLTDPEGRPVAVRVFSGATADPTAFTQIVQVIKDKLAIQRLVLVGDRGMITTARIDALRELNDNPDTPTAFDWITALRAPAIAKLARDDGPLQMSLFDTQDLAEITHPDYPGERLIACRNPALAAERARKRHDLLAATEKELAHIAQRVTKATLSGADKIGIAVGKVSGKFKVGKLFHLTITDTEFTYHRDQAAIDAQAALDGIYVLRTSVNTKVLDPAAVVEGYKNLANIERDFRIIKTDDLDLRPIHHRLEDRVKAHVLICMLACYLIWHLRKAWAPLTFTDETPPHRDNPVAPAQRSPAAHAKASTKHDAAGNPVRSFRDLLNHLATLTRDRIRYHQTNIEIDKLTEPTPTQRRAFDLIDAPIPLTIAA